The genome window TTTGTAAAACCGAGTTAAGCTTGAACTTGCGGAGTTTGCGTTGGTGGTGTGAGCACTTTTAAAAGTTCAAGTCGAGACTTTGTTACAGTGGCTGTTACACCCAACTTAGATAAATTCGAAACAATCTTTTTCAAATCTACTTCTTTTTTCATACATTCCACCTCAATCTTTCCTCGAATTTATATAACGTTGTATTTCCAAAAAAGTTTCATTTTTGCATGTGTATGATGTCTGACAAGTTTATCGCTTTCTATCATACCATTTAACTCGACTTTAAAATTTTTCATTTTTGTTACAATGTAAATTTTCCCTTAACACATTATTTACCATCTCATCATCAAAGCGTGGGGTTGATAAATGGAATTTCTATAAACTCATTTACCACTAAATAGCAATAATTAAACATAAAAAATTAAAATACCGATATACCCTCTAGTAGTATACCCCATAGATAATTTAATACACTATGCGACAATCGATACAAAAAATTAAAAATAGAATGAGTCCATTTAGTTACATTAAAGCTCGTTATTAATTTTTAGTATCAATATAATTCCATTGTTAACAGTCTGCAGTTTTTTATACATTGTTTTAGCCTCGTTTACTGCACTCGCCCCAATAGCTTATATACATGGCATATGCTCTAACAAATATCATCCCCTACTTTTGGGAACGGACCATTAAGCACTTAAATTGTTTTATCTTCCGCCTTCTTGTAATAACAAGAACAAGAGAGGTAGAATATACATACTAAAATATCGTATGAAAGCAGGGTACTGTATGAAAAAGGCAATTTTATTATTAATGTCTGTTCAATTCCTCGTTTACCTAGGATTCGGGATTATTATACCTGTCTTACCGGAGGTTGTTGTTCAGCAAAATTGGGACGATATACACGTAGGTGGCTTACTTACAGTATACTCGCTTGCAAGTTTTTTCACTGCACCACTTTGGGGTATGCTGTCCGATAAGGTAGGTCGTAAACAACTTATATTAATGGGCCTAGTTGGTTTTAGCCTAAGCTTTGTTATTTTCTCGTTATTTATAGATAATCTAGCAATTCTATACGTTTCACGTGTTGTAGGTGGTTTATTCTCGGGCGCACTGTATACAGCTGTAACAGGCTTTATAGGTGATATGTCGAGTGAGGAAGATCGCAATAAATACATGGGTCTCATGGGCATGTCCATCGGGCTTGGTTTTATTTTCGGTCCAGCAATTGGTGGTATGCTCGGTCACTATAGCCTTCAACTACCGTTTGTCGCTTCAGCAACATTAATTGCACTATTATGTATTTATGCAAGTTTTGTTTTAAAAGAACCTGCAAAAAGAAAAGATACAAATAAACGGGCAATTGTACCAAAGGGTGCTGGCAAAATGCTGCAATACCGTGTGCGTTATTTATTTATGTTCTCATTTTTAGTAACTTTTATGTTGGCAGGAGTAGAGGCTACGTTCCAGCTATTCCAAATCGAACAAATTCAAATTACACCATTACAAATAGGTTATTTGTTTATGTTTAGTGGCTTTGTAGATGCAGCTATTCAAGGCGGTGTTGTAAGACGTATTAAAAACGGAAGCGAGACAACTTGGTTAATAGGTGCACAAATTGTCACAGCTGTAGGTATGCTTTTGTTCACTTTAACAGCTAACTTATTTATAGCAGGTCTTGCCCTTTGTGTCTTTACAGCAGGAAATGCACTTGCAAGAACATGCGTTGTATCTCTTTCATCTAAAGAATCTGGTGGCCAATATGGGACTGCTGCGGGCCTCTCCTATTCAATGGATAACCTAGGACGCATTCTCGGTCCATTATTCTTCACTTGGCTATTTACAATGCAATCTAGTTTAGGCTATTATACTTCAGCAGCAATAGCCGTCGTTTCAATAAGTTTAATTTATATTTTTAAAGCATCAAATAAATCTTTACGACTTGAATAATTTGTTGATAAAATGCCGTAACTTAATAGTAATTCGAAGTATATAGAACGCGTCAAGGAATATTCGACTGCTTACAGCGGAATATCGGAGGGCTCTGCATGAACAAAACAACTAATCTTTTACTTCCAAAAGAGCTAGAATCGTTTCGTTTTGAAATTGAAGATACACTTCTTTCAGCGATGATTATCACACCATACAAACGTTCAACTACGTTAACGGAAAGTAAATTTGCTGGGGAACCTTATTTACCCTATTATCAGACATATCCGAAAGATATTACTGGTGAGCCGATGCGCTTATTAGCTCAAATTAACTTTGCAGAAATGCCAGCACTAAAGGATTTCCCATCCCAGGGTATTTTGCAATTTTTTATTTCATCTAATATTTTCGCGAATGCTGATCATTACCATGAGGATATTTTCCAGCAATTTTATAAAATACGATTTTACCCTACCTTAAATTCTGAAGCGGCAGTTCCTAGGCAGGAGTTTTTAGCACAAACAGCAGATGATTGGTTCCCTATTCAACAGGAGTTGGCATTACAATTACGACCCATCCAAGAGCCTGTCTCTGCTTTAGATCATCGTGCGATACACTATTTACCAAGCTTAATTCCTTCATCGGAGGATATTGATTTACATGAGATTTATCTACAATATTTTTTAGGAGCTGGAGCTAAAATTGGTGGCTATGCCTATTTTTTAGAGGAGGATATCCGTCACGAATCACCGCTCCTTCAACGATACGATGTATTGTTACTCCAAATTGACTCTAATGACGAAATCGGGATTATGTGGGCAGATAGTGGCGTCGGGAAATTTTTTATTAACCGAGAAAAACTCCTTCAAAAAGATTTTTCTGATATTTTATTTCAATGGGAGCATTACTAATCATTTTTCTTCATGATTGATTTCGGATTACCTCGTTCTAGTTTTTGAGGTAATCCTTTTCTATGCTTATAACAAATTTCGTATCTTCTTCCCATATGTAAAGTGCTATACTGAATATATTGCGAAAATATAGTTAAGGCAGGTGTAGGAATGAGTTTTTTCACAGATATTGGATATCTACCTTTAATTATGTTTATTAATATTTTAGCAGCGATGGTCATAATTTTTTTAGAACGTAAAGACGCCACTTCTACATGGGCATGGATTCTCGTACTGTTTTTCATTCCATTAGGTGGGTTTATTTTATACTTGCTGCTCGGACGACAACTACGAAAAAAGCATTTGTTCCGTTGGGAAGGACGCAAGGATATTGGTATCGACAATCTCATTAGCTATCAGACAGAGTCAATTCGAGATGATACGTTCGAGTTTCGTATTGAAAATGCGGAAAATTATAAAGAAATGATTTATATGCATCTTAAAACAAATAATGCTGTGTTAACGCAGGACAACCATATTGATATTTTTGATGATGGTGCTGATAAATTTGAGCAGCTTCTTAAAGATATTGAAGCAGCGAAAGATCATATTCACGTTCAATATTATATTTTCCGTCTAGATGACTTAGGTACACGCATTGTTAATAAACTTATTAAGAAAGCAAAGCAAGGGGTTAAGGTACGAATCTTATACGATGAAATGGGCTCACGAAATGTGAAAAAACGCCATTTCAAAGAACTGCTTAATGCAGGTGGTGAAGTTGAAGTATTTTTCCCATCAATTTTACCACTTCTAAACCCTCGTTTAAACTTTAGAAATCACCGAAAAATCGTTGTGATTGATGGCCGTATTGGTTATATTGGTGGCTTTAATGTTGGGGATGAGTATCTTGGGCTACAGAAGAAGTTTGGCTATTGGAGAGATACACATTTACGTATTGAAGGTAGTGCCGTACATCCTTTACAAACACGCTTTTTACTTGATTGGAATCAAGCATCCGCACAACAGAAAATGGGGTACTCGGACCGTTACTTCCCTGCTATTCCGAAAAAAGGCGATGTAGGCTTACAAATCGTTTCCAGTGGACCCGATTCTGACTGGGAACAAATTAAAATTGGGTATTTAAAGCTTATTAATATGGCCAAAAAATATATTTATATCCAAACGCCATATTTCATACCTGATGTTAGCTTTTTAGATGCTATAAAAATTGCAACGCTATCAGGCATTGATGTAAGGATCATGATTCCAAATAAGCCTGATCATATGTTTGTTTATTGGGCTACATACTCATACGTAGGACAATTATTGCGTGCAGGAGCAAAAGTTTATATTTATGAAAAGGGCTTTATTCATGCTAAAGCAATTATTATTGACGATGAAGCATCTACAGTCGGAACTGCAAACCTTGACGTACGAAGTTTCAGTTTAAACTTTGAAGTAAATGCTTTCATTTATGACTCAACGATTTCACATCAGCTTGCTGAGCTGTTTGAAAAAGATATTTTTGATTGTACTGAACTAACTTGGGAAATGTACAAAAATCGTCCCACACTAATTAAGTTTAAAGAATCAATTTCACGCTTACTAACACCTATCTTGTAAAATAACAGGAAAAAGAAGAGAGCTAGTTCCTAATTAACGGAACAGCTCTCTTCCCTTTTTTTATTTCACACCTAAATATTCTTCTAACGTTATATTTTGTTTTTTAATTTCTTTTGCTATGTCTATACCAACATAACGGTAATGCCATGACTCATACATATATCCTGTAATGTCTTCTTTATTTTTAGGGAATCGTAAAATAAAGCCATAGTCTTGAGCATATTTCATTAACCATTGTCCTGCTGGTGTTTCACCGAATTCTTCAGTTAGCCATAAATTATCTTTGCCGCGCTCCCCAATATCAAAGGCTAAGCCCGTCTGATGTTCTGAATAACCTGGTCGAGCACTATAACGATCAGCTGCAGCTTGTCCATCACGATTAACATAGTTATTATATAATGTTGTTTGATAGTCAAAAGATCGATAGCCACTAAAAGCTACTAAATCAAAACCTTGTTGTTTCGCGGCAGTTAGCATTTTATCTAGAGCTTGACCTGCCTCAGGGTTTTCTTCAGGCGCAAAGGTAGATGGTAGCGGATATATTTTATTCGCCAATAAAATGCCATTAATATATGTCGGCTCGGTTGGTAATGTTTGATTTGGTAAATAACCATTTTCATCCGGCTTTTGCTCTGGCTTCACAGGATTATCCACTGTTTTTTTCGGCTCTTCTGTTGCAGGTGAATCTTTTTTATTTGGTTCTGTTGTTTGTTGTTCATCTGATGCATTACTTATCTGTTCATTTTTATAGTTATACACTAAGAAAATAGATACAATAAGCGCTACTGAAATGACAGCACCGACAATGAATGGTAGACGTTTTTTTTTCACTATTTTTACCCCTTTTAAAGTTATCCAGTACTACATGGTTAAGTTCCCCATCTGTTATCAAAGATTAAATCTATTGTTAAATAGAAAGAACAAGTTCTACAGTAAGTACCGATTATATTTTTACTTTATTGGTATAGTCTCATTTTAGCACTGTTCACAATTTAGAGTGTAAGTTTTCACCCTAAATTTTAAAATTAGGGCTATAACGTGGGGTTGATTTCCGCTCCAACCAGGCGCTTTGTTGCTTTCGCACAGATAAAAACATTGTTGCTGTCGCTTCGCTTTCGCACAGATAAAACATTGTTGCTGTCGCTTCGCTTTCGCACAGAAAAAAACATTGTTGCTGTCGCTTCGCTTTCGCACAGAAAAAAACATTGTTGCTGTCGCTTCGCTTTCGCACAGAAAAAAACATTGTTGCTGTCGCTTCGCTTTCGCACAGATAAAACATTGTTGCTGTCGCTTCGCTTTCGCACAGATAAAACATTGTTGCTGTCGCTTCGCTTTCGCACAGAGCAAAGCTTCCTGGAGGCGTCGGATGAGCCGCTACGCTTGCGCTCCATGGTTTCATCTAAGACGCTGACCACCAAGGAGTCGCCCAGCCTCAACTCCAATACTTATATATGGCAATCGTTTTAACAAATGTCATCCCAAACTTTGACGATGAGACAAAATTAGTCTGTTAGTCTGTGAGAATAATAATAAATACTACTATAGAAGCAATCGAGAAAAAAATCGCCATATACTTCATCCATTTTGCTTCTTTAATATAGCCTTGCTCTTTAAAGCTTTTAGCCCTAAAACCATTCGATACGGCAAACATAATAGTCATGGCCAATACCGCAAAATTAAAATTACCCATGATAATAAATATAATAGCCGCAATACTAAAAATCGCGACTAGAATAGATGATAGCCATTTTAAGTTCAACTTGCTGTCCTCCTAAAAAAATCGAGGCTACATAGGCGCCTCGACATAAATTAATTTATGAGTTTGCTTTTTCCGGATGCTCCGAATAATATCTTCGACCGATATATGTTTGAAGAATCAATAATGCACCGCTGACTGACCAGTAAAGTGGTAGGGCTGCCATAGATGACATCGAGATAAAGACAATCATAATTGGTGAAATATAAATAAACATTTTCATTTGTGCTTTTTGTTGCTCTGGTACTGTCCATAATGACACACGTGCTTGAACTAAATAGACAAGACCAGCGATAATTGTCATGACAATATCAGGTGAACCTAAGCTAAACCATAAAAACTCATGTGATTTAACATCTGCAGAATATAAAATAGAGAAATAAAGACCCATGATAATTGGCATTTGAATTAGCATTGGTAAGCAACCCATATTGAGTGGATTGATGCCATGTTTTTGGTATAATGCCATCATTTCTTGTTGATGCTGCATTTGCTCTTCTTTTGTCTTTGCTTCCTTCATTTTTTTCTGAACAGCTTCCATTTCAGGCTTGAACGCATCCATTTTCGTTTTCATCGTTTGTTGCTGACGATAATTTTTTAACATAATCGGCATTAAAACTAAACGAATAAGGACCGTAATAGCGATGATTGCTAAACCATAGCTACCTGAAAAAATAGTGTTTCCGAAAAATTCCAGTAAAAATTCCATAGGTTTTACAAAGATACTATAGAAAAAACCTTCTTTGTTTTGCACAGCTTGACAGCCACTAAGAACAAAAACTACGAGTCCAAGCATTGAAAATAACTTCAAATTTTTCATTTTTCCACCTACTATTATTTATCAACTAAAGTGAAGTATACATTATAGGGTCTATTTTTATCAAATAGCACGTGCTACTAATTACATCGTTATTGCCACACAATGTTTGCATGAAAAAAGATGCGAGCTTTAGAATCACTAATACGTCCGCATCCTATTTATTCATCTTATACCTACTCATTGTGAATAACTATTAAGCACACTTCTGACTTTAAATGTTTTGAAGCTCAGACTCCGCCATTTCAAAACGATAAAACTCATGATGTAGCTCGTCTCTGAAATGTTTGGGCGTTACCCCAGTATATTTTTTAAAAATGCGGGTAAAATAGCTTTGGTTACAGAAATGAAATTGATCTGAAATAGAAGTAATACTTTTATTTGTGTGTCGTAAGTAATACTGTGATTCTTCTACTCGACGAACATTTAAATATTCAACTAGTGTAATACCTACATGTTCTCTAAAAATACGTGATAAGTGACTAGTACTTATATGAAAGTTATTTGCGATACTTTCGACTGTTAAGTCATTTTCCAATTCATCATTTATATACATAATTACCTTATTAACGGTTTGGTGACGGAAAGTCGGCTGCTTGCGATCTGCAATAAAATAGACAAAAAAATCAATTAAATCATCAGCAAATTGTAAAAATTCTGCGTCTTTCATCTGATTTTCAATCATATCATTACAAGCAATGTTAAAAGCAAATGCTTTCTTCGAAGGTACTTGATTGTCTAGCAATTTACGAGCAACAATTGACGACAAAACAGAAAAATAACTTCGAACAATTTTAATGACTTGTTTGCCAAAACGTATTGAAAGAATATCAATTAATTCATGCAAAGATTTCTTAGCCTTTGCAGATTCTAAATGATAAATTTCAAATATTAATTTCGACTCAATATTAAAAAATTCTTCTACTCCGATGTATTGATTAATACTATCGATTTCCTGGAAGTATCTTTTTGATATCGTTTCTGACATAGAATGTTGATGTAGTTGCATAATCTTCCCCATCTTTCCTCAGATTGCACGAATTACTTTTACTATTTTTGACATCGGGCTACTTATTTCAAATAAGAAAATAGTATTTGTTTATTGATTGTATGAATTGAGTCCTATTTCACAATTATACATTGAATATAACTTAAAAATCACCCAACTAAAACACCAGTTACAAAAAAAATAGACTATACAGTGAATTTTACCAT of Lysinibacillus agricola contains these proteins:
- a CDS encoding Lmo0850 family protein, whose amino-acid sequence is MKKEVDLKKIVSNLSKLGVTATVTKSRLELLKVLTPPTQTPQVQA
- a CDS encoding MFS transporter gives rise to the protein MKKAILLLMSVQFLVYLGFGIIIPVLPEVVVQQNWDDIHVGGLLTVYSLASFFTAPLWGMLSDKVGRKQLILMGLVGFSLSFVIFSLFIDNLAILYVSRVVGGLFSGALYTAVTGFIGDMSSEEDRNKYMGLMGMSIGLGFIFGPAIGGMLGHYSLQLPFVASATLIALLCIYASFVLKEPAKRKDTNKRAIVPKGAGKMLQYRVRYLFMFSFLVTFMLAGVEATFQLFQIEQIQITPLQIGYLFMFSGFVDAAIQGGVVRRIKNGSETTWLIGAQIVTAVGMLLFTLTANLFIAGLALCVFTAGNALARTCVVSLSSKESGGQYGTAAGLSYSMDNLGRILGPLFFTWLFTMQSSLGYYTSAAIAVVSISLIYIFKASNKSLRLE
- a CDS encoding YwqG family protein; amino-acid sequence: MNKTTNLLLPKELESFRFEIEDTLLSAMIITPYKRSTTLTESKFAGEPYLPYYQTYPKDITGEPMRLLAQINFAEMPALKDFPSQGILQFFISSNIFANADHYHEDIFQQFYKIRFYPTLNSEAAVPRQEFLAQTADDWFPIQQELALQLRPIQEPVSALDHRAIHYLPSLIPSSEDIDLHEIYLQYFLGAGAKIGGYAYFLEEDIRHESPLLQRYDVLLLQIDSNDEIGIMWADSGVGKFFINREKLLQKDFSDILFQWEHY
- the cls gene encoding cardiolipin synthase produces the protein MSFFTDIGYLPLIMFINILAAMVIIFLERKDATSTWAWILVLFFIPLGGFILYLLLGRQLRKKHLFRWEGRKDIGIDNLISYQTESIRDDTFEFRIENAENYKEMIYMHLKTNNAVLTQDNHIDIFDDGADKFEQLLKDIEAAKDHIHVQYYIFRLDDLGTRIVNKLIKKAKQGVKVRILYDEMGSRNVKKRHFKELLNAGGEVEVFFPSILPLLNPRLNFRNHRKIVVIDGRIGYIGGFNVGDEYLGLQKKFGYWRDTHLRIEGSAVHPLQTRFLLDWNQASAQQKMGYSDRYFPAIPKKGDVGLQIVSSGPDSDWEQIKIGYLKLINMAKKYIYIQTPYFIPDVSFLDAIKIATLSGIDVRIMIPNKPDHMFVYWATYSYVGQLLRAGAKVYIYEKGFIHAKAIIIDDEASTVGTANLDVRSFSLNFEVNAFIYDSTISHQLAELFEKDIFDCTELTWEMYKNRPTLIKFKESISRLLTPIL
- a CDS encoding M15 family metallopeptidase; this encodes MKKKRLPFIVGAVISVALIVSIFLVYNYKNEQISNASDEQQTTEPNKKDSPATEEPKKTVDNPVKPEQKPDENGYLPNQTLPTEPTYINGILLANKIYPLPSTFAPEENPEAGQALDKMLTAAKQQGFDLVAFSGYRSFDYQTTLYNNYVNRDGQAAADRYSARPGYSEHQTGLAFDIGERGKDNLWLTEEFGETPAGQWLMKYAQDYGFILRFPKNKEDITGYMYESWHYRYVGIDIAKEIKKQNITLEEYLGVK
- the yidC gene encoding membrane protein insertase YidC codes for the protein MKNLKLFSMLGLVVFVLSGCQAVQNKEGFFYSIFVKPMEFLLEFFGNTIFSGSYGLAIIAITVLIRLVLMPIMLKNYRQQQTMKTKMDAFKPEMEAVQKKMKEAKTKEEQMQHQQEMMALYQKHGINPLNMGCLPMLIQMPIIMGLYFSILYSADVKSHEFLWFSLGSPDIVMTIIAGLVYLVQARVSLWTVPEQQKAQMKMFIYISPIMIVFISMSSMAALPLYWSVSGALLILQTYIGRRYYSEHPEKANS
- a CDS encoding helix-turn-helix transcriptional regulator: MQLHQHSMSETISKRYFQEIDSINQYIGVEEFFNIESKLIFEIYHLESAKAKKSLHELIDILSIRFGKQVIKIVRSYFSVLSSIVARKLLDNQVPSKKAFAFNIACNDMIENQMKDAEFLQFADDLIDFFVYFIADRKQPTFRHQTVNKVIMYINDELENDLTVESIANNFHISTSHLSRIFREHVGITLVEYLNVRRVEESQYYLRHTNKSITSISDQFHFCNQSYFTRIFKKYTGVTPKHFRDELHHEFYRFEMAESELQNI